The Glycine soja cultivar W05 chromosome 19, ASM419377v2, whole genome shotgun sequence genomic sequence cACAGAgcttctggaaaaaaaaaaaacatttcctaaaattaattaataataaacatgtaataattcaatttcaaacaaCAAATCAACCATAAGAAAGTTGAAACTTAAAAGTATTTGTATATATACCATTTATAGTTTCCACCGACAAATGATTCAGATTCGTACTTGTCTGATTTTGCCAAGGAAAAGCTATTAAATTTCCAACTATGGGTAAGAGGGATAGAACCATGAATCATAGATAAACAATCGCCTTTATTCGTGGTCTTGGCAACGAAAACCTCAGCTCCAAACACACAGGTATCGTCCATCAGATAATCCATTTGAAGGGTTTGTGTCTATGTCAATGAATTTTGTGACACCCCACTCAGTTCTCAGCACATGGAAACGCTTACATTTGTATCTGCATTTCAATTCGTTAACATATAAgttaagataataaattttatcatacttcttcatatatttttgaaaatgtcATTAATAGATAAGTTTCGCTCGTTTGATCAAAACACATGCATgaccaataaataaattaaaacacgtattcaccaaaaaaataattaaaacagagAAAGATTTGTATAAATTAGAAATCGCCAACATATAGCATAAAGACTGGAATGCAATAACAAAGAAATTAACGAATCTTACTGGCTAGTTGCTACATGCTAGTGTAAAATGttgataaatttgaaatttatgaaCTACAGCTGTACCTTGAGTAGTAACATACTCGTCGTCAATGAAATTATATGCAGAAAAATTTGCAATTGCATTGACCTCCCAATCAGCAGGTAACGAACTTGAGTCCATAAGCACcaaataaatagaaacatgacCTTCACCAACCCCTTTCGTGTTCCCAGTTCTGCAGGTCCATTGTGCATCAGATTCATAATTCACAATATATATAGAAGATGGAAAAGCATAAACAAAGTATCAAGCCAAGATCAATAATGTTATCAATGTggtgaaaatgtttataataagGTTGTATTTAATTTGTAATGTTCAATGAGCAAAAGTACAGGGATCACTGAATTAGCAAAAGAGCATGCATATACCATTTATAACCCCCTGCTTCAAACTCTTCGGAGGTACATTTTTGTACCGAGGCCTTGGAAAGCCATGAGAAGGACTTGATTTTAAATGTGTATTGACTTGGTGGAGCTTTTCTTCCTAAGAGATTTAACCGAAAACATGGTAAATTTTGAGAATGGAAGAGATGTATGGATGTATTATGTATAATGTACCCCACCTTCCTATGTATCTTCCAATGGGATCAGTCTAACTGTTACGTACCAttgttttttacataaaaaaaaatcaattaaaataattttaaatttttctctaacatggaaaaaattaattatttgtatattttgaaaatattaaatataattaatttttatttaaaaaataataattcgaGCAAGATATTCGAAGGGAATAGGAGAAGAACAGACACACCTTTCATAGTTTGGACAGAAAATAATGGATCAGCAGTTTTGGTCTCCATGATTGATGCAGGCAATCCAATGGTAAGGTCTAAGGAAGCTTTAATCTGGGTTTTGGAGTTTCTCAAAGATTCCAAGTTCCATCTGCAGGTGCAGGTCTTTCCACTAGTACTATATAATTTCTTCAACACTCCAACAAGAAAAGGATTGTTTGCGAGTTATGCATTTGTTTATTATACGTAGCCGTAGGTAGTGGAGCTTACATTTTTAACAATAATTTCAAATGCATTCTAAAGGGAATCGATCAACCTTGGTATAACCAAAATACACATCACAAACAATCCTTTCCTTGTAGCACCAGAAAGGTTAAGAAATTGTATCGAACCACCAAGAGTTAGATATTTCAAGAACTTTGTGGCCataattgagatttgctctctttCTCTCGAACAAACTACCGATAAAAATTAACTTCAATGACAGAGAGAAACATTATTTGTAGGAAGATGATTTCCTTTTTTAGCCAATTGAGTGTCACGTTTTGggagagaataaaaataatgatacgTGAAAAGCTGTCAAGTGACTTAACGGAGAGATGAAGTGGATACCATTatgtaaaacttagaagcattaACATATCATGAAGTCGTTGTAGTATAGTGGTAAGTATTCCCGCCTGTCACGCGGGTGACCCGGGTTcgatccccggcaacggcgttttttcttttacgttcttatgtttTTCTCTAGTTTGGAATAGCGTGTTCGGTAATTATGAATTATCTCAAAGTGTTCATTTATTACTAGTAATTACCAGAACTAACTAACACTGAAAAGTGAAGAAAACAGTGAGTGATATTTTTGCTTTGCGTGCTTAGCGGGAGAGGGAAGCTGAAGAGAATATTTTCGTTTTCGAAATCCACCGATCTCTCTCATTCTTCAATGGCCACCCTTTCCGCATGCGCTTCCCCTCCATGGCCAAACCCTAATTCTCCCAATTCAAATCCAGACCCTAATTTCCTCCCCGATCAATCCCAAACCCTCGACTTCGACTCCCTCATGCCTCCGCAACCCGAATCTCCACCGCCCCACCACCACCACTCCCCCGACGCATCGCCGCCGGAATCCTCCCCATCGCTCCCGCCGCCGTCGCTCCTCTACCTCTCCTTCAACCAGGACCAGGCCTGCTTCGCCGCCGCCGCCGACAGCGGCTTCCGCATCTACAACTGCGACCCCTTCCGCGAGCTCTTCCGGCGCGATTTCGACGGCGGCGGAATCGGCCACGTGGAGATGCTCTTCCTCTGCAACATCTTCGCCCTCGTCGGCGGCGGGCCTAACCCTCAGTACCCGCCCAACAAGGTCATGATCTGGGACGACCACCAGGGCCACTGCATCGGCGAGCTCTCCTTCCGCGCCGCCGTGCGCGGCGTCCGCCTCCGCCGCGACCGCATCATTGTCGTCGTCGAACAGAAGATCTTTGTCTACAACTTCGCGGACCTCAAGCTCGTGCACCAGATTGAGACCGTTCCAAACCCTAAGGGGCTCTGTGCGGTTTCGCAGCTGTCCGATTCTCTCGTTCTCGCGTGCCCCGGTTTGCACAAGGGTCAGATTCGCGTGGAACACTACGCGCAGAAGAAGACCAAGTTCATCTCAGCGCATGATTCCAGAATCGCTTGCTTCGCTCTCACGCTTGATGGACAGTTAATCGCCACCGCCAGCACCAAGGGTACGCTGATTCGGATTTTCGACACAGATCACGGCACGCTTCTTCAGGAAGTATGTGTTGTTTCGTGTTTGTTTGGTTTGGGGATTTGAATGATGTCTGTAATTTCTGAGTTTGTGCCTGAATTGCTAAAGCTATAAGTAGGGTTAGGTAGTAAATGTGTATGTTAGTTTATTTTCTCTGATTTGATGCTATAGTTTTTACTGTGTggttattttaaacattttggtTCTCTGGTATAAAGTTTATTGGGTGTCACATTCAGGTGAGAAGGGGTGCGAATACTGCTGAGATTTGTAGTTTGGCATTCTCTTCTACTGCTCAGTGGCTAGCGGTCTCAAGTGATAAGGGTACTGTCCATGTATTCAGCCTTAAGAAACATTCTAACATCCCCGAGCTGGAAAAGACACAAAGTTCATCCAATTCAGAGGCTGCCGTTACCCTATCTAACTCATCTCGCTCCTTCATTAAATTGAAAGGtagttttttttactagagtatttcttttcattttctctcttacAATCTTTTCTACAGTACCATTTTATGGGCTTGTCTATTTGTCGTGCTGATGTTGAAGTTTTAATAATGGTGTTGAGATTTCAGATTTCGAAGAGAATTGGTTATATGTTGTTTGCTTGTTCTTTATGCAAAAGTGCTGCGGGTGAAATTGATTTCATTTATGTAATATCTgtaaataactttttaagttAACTTTACCAAAATGTAAttagaaatatattaattggaataaaatttgtaataaatggTAAagggaaaaattatatttacatggAACTGATaagcacattaatttcatttcattttcaatatcaGATTTTGCTAATAGAAGCAAATAGTTGGTCCTTATCTATTTTATAGGAGTATTTCTTTGATTTTTGGGGACACTGAAAAGTTGGACTCTGAAAACAATTTCTAAAACTTATCCTTGTCTTCCATAGTTGAATTTGGCTTCAAAAGCTATATTTGAGTGGCTTAGACGTTTGTCACACTAGTTTTTCTCTGGGTAACAAAGGTGGCCTATTAGAATAGGGGGGAGAATTGTTTACTTCACCGATTGTTTGatagaatattttaaatgacatcaattattttgctttcaaagacaagatgatacccccccccccccccccccccccacacacacacacacagagtttCACCCTATTTTTTCAGTGTTAAGCGTTGTAACACATGAATTTGGGGGTCAACaaagttttatttgaatttttatgtcAGAAGTACTACCTGTTTGGTGTGTTGTGCTGTGGTCTGTTTAACTCAAACTCATATTTTTCATTGTAAATTGATACTATTAGTTTCAACAGCTGTCTGTATAActgatccccccccccccccccaaaaaaaaaaaatttgttgaaatttctccgtattttaattctgaatttttgaattaatatagACTGGATATGGATTGTCTGCGTATGAAGTGCTTTAtctattcaattatttttttcaaaaaatctgtCAGTTAGGAAGAGTACGGTGATTAATATCCTTTTCCCTTGTTGATTCTATGTATTACTTTGCTCTTATAGGAGTGTTGCCCAAGTACTTCAATTCTGAGTGGTCAGTTGCTCAGTTTCACTTACAAGAGGGCTCTCATTACACAGTTGCATTTGGTCTCCAAAAGAATACAGTCATTATTCTTGGCATGGATGGAAGGTATGGTTTGAAGAAACGACTAAATGGTGTTTTCTCTAAGCTGTTATTGATAGCTTTTCTGTTTGTTTTAGATGCCGCAGATTCTATTGTAATACGTAAAACATGATAATAATGCATTCAGTATCACTCTGCAGTATCACTGAGCTGACACTTTGAAGAATGATCTTGAGAATTCTAAGTTTGCTACTCGTCTCATACTTATTATTTGTAAGATAAGATAAAGCTAATGGAGTCCAAATTTAACTTAATGATTCAATTGAGCAGATAGCTAAAAGCATTCGGTTTTTgccatataattttattcatgtgTGTTGCATAGGTCTCATGGCTCTTTTGACAAATCTTAACATATATCTATGGCTTTGTGTTTTTGGTATGCTTGTTGTTTATTGGACCTTTTCATATCCCAAAAAGGTGGACGCTTGTGTTATATGATGTAATGAATTGCAGGATTTGTTTTATGCAGCTTCTATAGATGCCAATTTGATCCAGTACGTGGAGGGGAGATGACTCAGCTGGAACATCGCAACTTTTTAAAGCCAGAACCAGAAACAGCCTTGTAAGACGCGGAGAGAAGAAATCCTTAGCGCTTGCGTTTCTCTGCTTAGTTAGGCTTATGTAAATATGCATACTGAAGTAACACTGACCCCATTATTAGTAACTCAGGGTCGACCTCGTTGCTTCCATTGTAATATTTGTGATTAtatagttttctatttttttaataataaatattgagaGCTATGGTAAAATCTGCAATCTCCTAATCTGGTTGTGTATTAGTATTATCGTATGTGCACGAGAGCTGTGGCAATCTATAAagcattacaaattattttccgACGATTAAACATGAAATCATTGAAACTTggattgataaagaaaaatgaacatTTTCTAGTCAAGTGGAAAATAAATGCATTGAGAGATAATCCATATTACCTTAGAAGGCAGCTAATTGACAGCGATTTTGCATTCCTTCCCTTACATTTGATTTCAAACATGATCTGCAATCAACGATTTCATTTCACAACTGCTTTCCTAGCATTTCATTAGAATAACAATGTGTTTTCCATCAATAAAACTTTCATAGTgattatgataaataaaaaattgcatgGAGCATAAATTCCATCCGAAGATATTAAAGCATATGATCTTCACCCCAAATGAATAAAGATGCATCCAAATTCCCAAGAAACTATTTTGCTGAGACCTAAATGGAATGGAATGAATGGCATGATGAAATGTACAAAAATATACATCCTGTGTAAACTTTTAAGATTCTTGTTGTGGGGAAACGAGTAGAATATCCCAGTCCCAAAGTCGAGCTGCAATGTTGTCAATGCCTTGCACGATTAAAAGACACAGCAGAAGGCGCACATAGCCAGTTGGTTTGTAGGTCCATCGAGTAATGTAGTATACGTATTATCTCAACTGTTAAGTATGTTACTATCAtttcctcaaaaaaaaaaaaaacaaagtatgTTACTATCGTGTAGTATTTCTTTTGTGAACTACTACATCATGATATCCTCTTGAACACCAATTTGGAGGGAGTGACAAGTATTCCATCTTAAGTTACATGATAATGATAAGAGACCAACTTGGTTAGCAGATACCATATCTTATAAGCACGTAATTAGAGGTTTAATTCCTACATAGTCGCTTAAATGGTAAGAGAGTTTTACTATGCCAAAAGTTCGCCAACATTCCTCTGGTGTTGTACCTCCACAGAACTACACCCCAAGTCCTTGGTCAGTTGCCTATCCTTCATCACCCCCCTCACTTTCTCAACATCAGTCCATCTTCCCATCGCCGCATACAGATTTGATAGATGAACATAATATGCAGTGTTATCCGGCTCCAATTCAATGAGCTTTCCAGCCGCTAGCAGACCCAACTCCAAGTCACCCTGAGCTTTAGAACCAACCAACAACGATCCCCACATAGCCTTGGTGGGTCCAAAAGGCATACATCCCATGAACTCAACAGCCTCTTTCAAACGCCCAGAACGCGCCAACACGTCAACCATGCAAGCATAGTGTATGACATTAGGACAACACCCGTACCTCCCATCAACCAACAAACCAAAAATCTCTCGACCCATGTCCACCAAACCCGAGTGACTGCACGCAGATAGCACCGCCAACAAAGTCACTTCATCCGGTCTAACTCCATCTTTCTCCATTTTGTTAAACCACCAAATTGCTTCTTGTCCACTCTTGGCCAAAGCTAGCCCTTTAATAACCGTATTCCAAGTAAACACATTCTTCTCCTTCATGCTCCGGAACACATTCAACCCCTCTTCCACTCTCCCACACTTCCCATACATATCAATCAGCGCCGTCCCCAATACCACATCCAATTCCCAACCCTCCCTCTTTATGACACCATGTATCCACGCCCCCATGTCAACATTCCCAGAGTGAGCACAAGCGTGCAACGCGTTTATCATCGTGACCCTATTAGGAACAAACCCCGCATACTGCATCTGTTCAAAGACAACCAAGGCATCGTCGTAGCCGCCAACGCTGTTGTACCCAGTGATCAACACGCTCCAGGACACAACATCCCTGTGAAGCATTTCATCGAACAGTTGGCGACACAATGCGAAGTGGCCGCACGAGGCGTAGACGTCGAGGAGGGAGTTGCGGACGTAGATATCTTGGTGGTGGCCGAGTTTGAGGACGTGGGTGTAGACGCATTGCGCCTGGGTGACTTGGCGGGTGTCGGAGAGGGACTTGAAGAGGGGAGGGAAAGTGAAGTTGTTGGGGAGGAGGGAGTAGCGGCGCATGTGGGTGTAGATGAAGAGAGGGGTGTGCGGGGTAAGGGATTGGGAGAAGACTCTGATGAGGGTGTTGAAGGTGTAGACGTGGGGGTGGGGGAGGAGGGTGGTGAAGAGAACAAGAGCAGTGTTGAGAAGGCCGTGTGATTGGCACGCACCGATGAAGTGTTGAGCGACTCTGGTGTTTGGGTAGATTTTCTGGAGGATGAGCTGCGCTTGAATTTCTCGAACCTGCTTCTGGCTACGGCAGGATTCCTTAAGCAGAACAAGAATCGCAGCCCTCTCCCAACCCGCCATTTCCAAATCAAAACGTTTATACCGTCTTAATTATTCACTCATtctcatattattttaaatcatttaatttgctatttaaattttcaaaataaattaattttatcttcaaattattttaaatgattcaattttatttttaagttcttgaaatttgagaatcaaattgattcatttctaagaatttaatgatcaaattaatttatttttaagaatttaaggattaaattaaatttttaaaaatttttaaaaacaaattgattcattatttttagaacttaaagattaaattgattttttaaaaaatttaaagacaaTTATTTATACTTTATAGTATATGATCTTAATATACCATGAAATTTTGATTTCCAAATAactgtttatgtttttttcttcttctttttcttttctttcccctTTTGTATACTATTTTTGGCGACAATTTTTTGAGACAAGCTAGTCCGTAAGCATGGGTCGCATTTGTTGTTAgtacatatatatttaaaatgatttatgtgtataaatatttcctttaaaaataaataatagagtttatgaaacaaaatcaatcatttataacataattaaacaacctgaaaattttaattatatttatatattacaaaaattaaattaaattaaattaatttactatgGACTAGAAGAAAATTGTAATTCCAAAAAGGAGAAGTGAGTCTATTTTCTAAGAAAGTCTTTCTAAAtcttttttcactttcattaTCTATTGCATGATTTCTTCATTTGGATCTTCAGAATTCATTATCTCACGTTCACACGGTTGTGTTCATCTTTATGTTTATTCTAAAACGattttatgtatataaatatttatttaaaaataaacaatagaaCATGTAAGATAGAATCAAATATTTTGACTGAATCTAatagaaatttattattattttttagatttaaaaacataacatgataaaaatgaaacaaaattccaaatatagtatctatttatttaattaattaatttttttcatctcacaatattttattttataaatttatttcaaaattaatacaataaaatataataaacttgatattttctcttttgaaaAATTCCGAAAATGAATTCTATTAAACTACTTTTAAATGAATACTGGAATGAAAATAATGACTTCAGAGTGtagataaatgaaaaaaaagaaaataatttattgaaattaaaacaaaatttatatattttacataGACGAAGTAGtcatttcatttcatattttaaaagaatgtaaataaaatagaaaataaataaaggtatGCGCAACCGGGGAATCGAACCCCGGTCAGTACCGTGGGAGGGTACTATGATACCACTACACCAGTTGCGCTTTTGGAAGAAAGTGTCGCACCAAAATGTTTAAGATAACTAAAAgatatttgaaattaaagatGCTTGTGTTGAGTTGAGAATGTCAAAcaagttaataattttgattacaagtaaattaaaggaatacatataataattatataggCTTTAATCTTTAGGAAGAAAAGACATTGGCATTTAATCCGAGTTTTGAACCCCTCCCTGTCCCAGGTAAATCTGGGTTTTGACAAACTACTTGAAATTGATCAAGGGAATGAGGATCGTTGGACTGACGGGTGGAATAGCGTCTGGAAAGAGCACCGTTTCCAATCTGTTCAAGTCCCATGATGTTCCCATTGTAGATGCTGACGTTGTCGCTCGCGTAAGTTCCTTCTCCCTTTTTTCAATTTCGGTCAAATTAAACTCTGTGTCTGTGAGTGATTACTGGAATACTATGCAGGAGGTGTTAATGAAAGGGAGTGGTGGTTGGAAGAAAGTCGTTGCAGCTTTTGGGGACGAAATTCTTCTTGAAAATGGAGAAGTCAATAGACCCAGGCTTGGCCAAATTGTCTTCTCCGATCCGGATAAGCGTCAATTTCTCAACCGGTATTCATAATTTCCCTTTCATTTAGTTGCATTTGGATAGATTATTGAATTTCTCTTTTTGAGTTTGGGTTATGATGTTGTTTTAGATTGCTAGCTCCTTACATATCACGTGGGATATTTTGGAAGGTTTTGAAGCTATGGATGAAGGGATACAAGGTCATTGTTCTTGATGTGCCTTTGTTATTCGAGGCCAAGATGGACAAGTTCACAAAGCCCATTATTGTTGTATGGGTTGATCCTGAGACGCAGATTCAGCGGCTCTTGGCGAGAGACAAATCCAGTGAGGAGGATGCTCGGAATAGGATTAATGCTCAAATGTCACTGGATGTTAAAAGGGGTAAAGCTGATATAGTTATAGATAACACTGGTTCATTGGATGACTTGAATCAACAGTTTCAGAAGGTTTTTGTTGAGGTCACAAGGCCATTGACATGGACTGAGTTTTTGCGCTCCAGGCAGGGAGTCTTCGCCATTCTTGCTTCCTTCACCTCAGGTGTTGTTCTGTTTATGAAGACATTCAACAATCATACCCACATTTCATAGCCACCTGTGTTCTACACATTTGTTAATGTATTATTTACATTCCCTCTAAAGCCCTAAACCCATGAGTTCTTTTGTGTATCTCTTTTCAAATTCCCCAACAAATCCTGCTGTTCAAAgttgattaatttaaatttgaagatACAACTTCAAGTTTTAAATAACCATGATATTATATTTCTTACGAcatgctttctttctttttgttgttgttgttggttgggAAATGACTGTTGTTGATTGGTCGTTGAAGGCTTTTGAACATatatgtttgaaattttttatagatATATCATGTTTGATAAACATATGCGTCTGAACACTTTGGTTACCTTAAGGTGGGTTGAAATAGAGATGGAAAGTTGTTGTGTTCTGCAAATTTAAGCAGGTTGTGCTTCCATTTAGTGACCTTGAATGGCATCTACGATGCA encodes the following:
- the LOC114400189 gene encoding autophagy-related protein 18a-like isoform X2, whose product is MATLSACASPPWPNPNSPNSNPDPNFLPDQSQTLDFDSLMPPQPESPPPHHHHSPDASPPESSPSLPPPSLLYLSFNQDQACFAAAADSGFRIYNCDPFRELFRRDFDGGGIGHVEMLFLCNIFALVGGGPNPQYPPNKVMIWDDHQGHCIGELSFRAAVRGVRLRRDRIIVVVEQKIFVYNFADLKLVHQIETVPNPKGLCAVSQLSDSLVLACPGLHKGQIRVEHYAQKKTKFISAHDSRIACFALTLDGQLIATASTKGTLIRIFDTDHGTLLQEVRRGANTAEICSLAFSSTAQWLAVSSDKGTVHVFSLKKHSNIPELEKTQSSSNSEAAVTLSNSSRSFIKLKGVLPKYFNSEWSVAQFHLQEGSHYTVAFGLQKNTVIILGMDGRYGLKKRLNASIDANLIQYVEGR
- the LOC114398996 gene encoding dephospho-CoA kinase-like: MRIVGLTGGIASGKSTVSNLFKSHDVPIVDADVVAREVLMKGSGGWKKVVAAFGDEILLENGEVNRPRLGQIVFSDPDKRQFLNRLLAPYISRGIFWKVLKLWMKGYKVIVLDVPLLFEAKMDKFTKPIIVVWVDPETQIQRLLARDKSSEEDARNRINAQMSLDVKRGKADIVIDNTGSLDDLNQQFQKVFVEVTRPLTWTEFLRSRQGVFAILASFTSGVVLFMKTFNNHTHIS
- the LOC114400188 gene encoding pentatricopeptide repeat-containing protein At5g56310-like; amino-acid sequence: MAGWERAAILVLLKESCRSQKQVREIQAQLILQKIYPNTRVAQHFIGACQSHGLLNTALVLFTTLLPHPHVYTFNTLIRVFSQSLTPHTPLFIYTHMRRYSLLPNNFTFPPLFKSLSDTRQVTQAQCVYTHVLKLGHHQDIYVRNSLLDVYASCGHFALCRQLFDEMLHRDVVSWSVLITGYNSVGGYDDALVVFEQMQYAGFVPNRVTMINALHACAHSGNVDMGAWIHGVIKREGWELDVVLGTALIDMYGKCGRVEEGLNVFRSMKEKNVFTWNTVIKGLALAKSGQEAIWWFNKMEKDGVRPDEVTLLAVLSACSHSGLVDMGREIFGLLVDGRYGCCPNVIHYACMVDVLARSGRLKEAVEFMGCMPFGPTKAMWGSLLVGSKAQGDLELGLLAAGKLIELEPDNTAYYVHLSNLYAAMGRWTDVEKVRGVMKDRQLTKDLGCSSVEVQHQRNVGELLA
- the LOC114400189 gene encoding autophagy-related protein 18a-like isoform X3 yields the protein MATLSACASPPWPNPNSPNSNPDPNFLPDQSQTLDFDSLMPPQPESPPPHHHHSPDASPPESSPSLPPPSLLYLSFNQDQACFAAAADSGFRIYNCDPFRELFRRDFDGGGIGHVEMLFLCNIFALVGGGPNPQYPPNKVMIWDDHQGHCIGELSFRAAVRGVRLRRDRIIVVVEQKIFVYNFADLKLVHQIETVPNPKGLCAVSQLSDSLVLACPGLHKGQIRVEHYAQKKTKFISAHDSRIACFALTLDGQLIATASTKGTLIRIFDTDHGTLLQEVRRGANTAEICSLAFSSTAQWLAVSSDKGTVHVFSLKKHSNIPELEKTQSSSNSEAAVTLSNSSRSFIKLKGVLPKYFNSEWSVAQFHLQEGSHYTVAFGLQKNTVIILGMDGRICFMQLL
- the LOC114400189 gene encoding autophagy-related protein 18a-like isoform X1; translated protein: MATLSACASPPWPNPNSPNSNPDPNFLPDQSQTLDFDSLMPPQPESPPPHHHHSPDASPPESSPSLPPPSLLYLSFNQDQACFAAAADSGFRIYNCDPFRELFRRDFDGGGIGHVEMLFLCNIFALVGGGPNPQYPPNKVMIWDDHQGHCIGELSFRAAVRGVRLRRDRIIVVVEQKIFVYNFADLKLVHQIETVPNPKGLCAVSQLSDSLVLACPGLHKGQIRVEHYAQKKTKFISAHDSRIACFALTLDGQLIATASTKGTLIRIFDTDHGTLLQEVRRGANTAEICSLAFSSTAQWLAVSSDKGTVHVFSLKKHSNIPELEKTQSSSNSEAAVTLSNSSRSFIKLKGVLPKYFNSEWSVAQFHLQEGSHYTVAFGLQKNTVIILGMDGSFYRCQFDPVRGGEMTQLEHRNFLKPEPETAL